GCCGAAGTTGGTGGCGTCATCTTCGTAAGGCTCGATCATGGCCGCCGTCTTGGGGCCGAGCGCCCCGTCGGCAAAAATTTTCACGTTGCCGATCCGAATCCAGTTGTCGCCAAAACCGGAGCGCAAGCCGACGGCAATCGCGTGATCGAGATAAGCGACCGGAATGTTTTTGACGATCCGCAGGCCAAGCTGGCCGCGCTCGCGCAGAAGTTGATAAGCCCTGAAAGCTCGAATGCCGTCGAAGTCGTGCAGGCCGGTCAGGCCGAGTCCCCACGCCAGTTCCTGCCCCTTGAGCATCGCCTTCGCCACATCGTCGGCAGTGATGACGAGCGCCGACTCGCCCGAGTCTTTGGTTGTGTACGAGCGTCTGCTGATTAAATCCATCGCCGTCTCAAACAAGATTCCGGTCGGCGCTCCCGCCGCGTCGCGCCCCACCTTGCCGCCTGCCGGGTCGGGCGTGTTGGCGGTGACTCCGGCCAGCTTGAGGCCGAGCGAGTTCGTCCAACCGGCGTGCATAGATTTGGCGGTGAGATACACCGGATGATCCGGGGCAACCGAATCGAGTTGGGAGGCCGTTGGAAAATCAACGCCCCAGCGGGTGTAGTTCCAGCCGTGGCCGCGAATCCATTGTCCTTTGGGCGTGACGGCGGCTCGCTCGGCCACCCGGCGCAAAGCTCCGTCAAGGGTGTCGGTCTCCACGTCCACGTTGGTCAAGCCGAGCGAGAACCACTCGAAATGAGCGTGAGCGTCGGTGAGGCCGGGAAGCACGAGCGCGCCCTTGAGATCGATCTGCTCAGCCTTCGAGTCGGCCAGCGCGCGAACTTCAGAGTCAGCGCCGAGGGCCAGAATCCGGTCGCCCCGGACGGCGACGGCAGTGGCGGGAGTGGGCGAGTGTATTTTGGCGTTGTAGAGGGTGAGCATGGAAGATGACGAAAGACGATGGACGATGGACGACGGCTTGCCATCGTCAGTCGTCCTTCGTCTTTCGTCGCTGTCGTTTATTCGTCCCCAATGAGCCGATCCGCCAGCGCGTTCAACTCTTCATCAGAATAATAGTGAATGACAATCGTGCCGCCTTTGCGGCCCCGGCTGAGATTGACTCGCGTGCCGAGCACGTCGCGCAAGCGGTTCTCCAGCGACTGCACTTCGGCGGACTTTTTGACTTTGGCCGGTTTGACGTTCTTGTGGCCGGTGAGCTGGCGCACCAGTTCTTCGGTTTGGCGGACGTTTAACCCCTTGCCTATGATGGTGGACATGGCCGCCGTTTGCGCCTGGGCGTTGGGCAGTGAGAGCAAGGCGCGGGCGTGGCCTTCGACGAGTAGGCCCTGGGCCAGCGCGCCCTGAATCTTGGACGGCAGTTTGAGCAGACGGATGGTGTTCGTCACCGTGGCGCGTTGCTTGCCTACACGCTTCGCCACTTCGTCGTGCGAGAGGCTGAAGTCGTCGGCCAGATGCTTGTAAGCCTGAGCCGACTCGAGCGGCGAGAGGTCGGCCCGCTGGATGTTCTCGATGAGGGCCAGTTCGAGCAGGTGTTGATCGGATGTTGGCCCGCGAATGATGGCCGGGACGGTGGCCAGCCCGGCCAGCTTGCTGGCCTCCAGGCGGCGCTCGCCGGCGATGAGGATGAACTGGTTGGCGGCCTCACTGCGAGAGACGATGACGGGCTGGATCACGCCG
The sequence above is drawn from the Chloroflexota bacterium genome and encodes:
- a CDS encoding ParB/RepB/Spo0J family partition protein: MPNRGLGRGLDALIPTNDSDDARGGPVELLVSQITRNPRQPRTYIDQQELNDLAASIREHGVIQPVIVSRSEAANQFILIAGERRLEASKLAGLATVPAIIRGPTSDQHLLELALIENIQRADLSPLESAQAYKHLADDFSLSHDEVAKRVGKQRATVTNTIRLLKLPSKIQGALAQGLLVEGHARALLSLPNAQAQTAAMSTIIGKGLNVRQTEELVRQLTGHKNVKPAKVKKSAEVQSLENRLRDVLGTRVNLSRGRKGGTIVIHYYSDEELNALADRLIGDE
- a CDS encoding amidohydrolase — translated: MLTLYNAKIHSPTPATAVAVRGDRILALGADSEVRALADSKAEQIDLKGALVLPGLTDAHAHFEWFSLGLTNVDVETDTLDGALRRVAERAAVTPKGQWIRGHGWNYTRWGVDFPTASQLDSVAPDHPVYLTAKSMHAGWTNSLGLKLAGVTANTPDPAGGKVGRDAAGAPTGILFETAMDLISRRSYTTKDSGESALVITADDVAKAMLKGQELAWGLGLTGLHDFDGIRAFRAYQLLRERGQLGLRIVKNIPVAYLDHAIAVGLRSGFGDNWIRIGNVKIFADGALGPKTAAMIEPYEDDATNFGITVTDKEEIYERGSLAAKNGLALTVHAIGDKANHDLLDVFETLRAEESQRNTQYAIRFLRHRAEHLQIVHPADSHRFAQLKIVGSMQPIHATSDMLMADKYWGKRSVGAYAWRTQLNHGTILAFGSDTPVEPINPLWGIHAAVTRRRADGSPGETGWYTEQRLTVAEAVDGYTKGPAYTGNNEANLGSIEVGKLADFTILDRDIFHCPPMEIREAGVLGTVVGGEFKYRDPGL